One Nostoc sp. CENA543 genomic window, GGTGCGATCGACTTGCAGTCCACATCAGAAGGATGGCGACTTGGTTATGAAAATGTATTAAAATTTGGAGATATAAAATTAGACCAAGCGATTATTGATGCTTTAGCTCCTGGTGGTGCTTCGATTCGCTTACGAGGAGAAAATATATCCTTACATAATGGCTCCAAGGTGATTATTCAAAACCAAGGACTGAAACCATCTGGTGGTATTAGTATTAATGCAGTTGAATCTTTAGAAGTAAGCGGTCTACATCCAAAACTGAATGAGTATAGTGATATTTATACCGAAAGCCTAGTTGGTTTAACTGGGGATATTAATATTTCGACCCAACGCTTGAAATTATCAGGAGGACAAGGCATTTTCAGTATGGCGATAAATAGTCAGGGGAGTAATATTATTGTCAAGGCATCTGAATCAATTAAGTTAGAACCCGATCCATTAAATCCAACACGGACAAGTCATATCGAAACTACTACTTTTAGTTCTAAAAGGGCTGGGGATGTTATCCTATCTACAAATGATTTAATCGTTTTGGGTGGTTCGAGAGTCTCATCGATTACGACCTCTTCTGGAGATGGTGGAAATGTCAATATCAATACAAAATCAATTGAAGTAACTGGAATCACAAGTGATTTTGTCGCTAGTGTAATTACTGCTGGAAGTTTAGGGCAAGGTAATGCTGGTAATTTACTCATAAATACAGATCGATTAACAATTCGTGATGGTGGACGAGTCGATTCTTCGGGTGCTGCAAACGGTAATGCGGGTAGTGTAACGATTAATGCTGGAGAATTTATCGAAGTCAATGGAACTGTACCAGGTTCAATCAATCCGAGTTTAATTATCTCTTCTGCAAATCTCTTAGATGAATCATTGCGTCAAGCTTTAAGGCTTCCTCCTGCACCAACAGGAAAATCGGGAAACGTGGCTATTAACACACCCGTGTTGCGAGTCATGAATGGAGCGCAGGTGACAGTAAAAAATGATGGTACGGGAAATGCTGGCAGCTTAAAAATCAATGCTAATTCGATTTTTCTTGATCGCAAAGGTGGTATTACTGCTGCGACCAAATCTGGAGAAGGTGGTGATATTACAATTAATTTAAAAGACTCTTTGATTATACGCCGTGGCAGCAGAATAGATACAGAGTCTTTAGGTACGGGTAATGGTGGTAACATTACCATTAATTCACCAATTATCGGTGGTTTTGAAAACAGCGATATCATTGCCAATGCTTTAAATGGTAATGGTGGCAATATCAACATTACTACTCAGGGCATCTTTGGCTTAGAGTTTCGCAATCAACTCACCCCACAAAGTGATATTACCGCTAGTTCGCAATTTGGGGTAAATGGTACAGTCGAAGTGAATAACGTTGGCGTTGACCCAAACTCTAGTTTGGTTGAATTGCCGGCCAATGTCACCGATCAAT contains:
- a CDS encoding S-layer family protein, whose translation is MKVTFANLSLIGAVYILAIGNSHVQAQVTPDSTLSTAVSGSNSYNITGGTRVGNNLFHSFSQFSIPSNGSASFDNATDIQNIFSRVTGGNVSNINGSINANGIANLFLLNPAGIIFGQNASLNIGGSFVGTTANSIKFADGFEFSAVNPQNTPLLTFSVPIGLQMGSNPGAIVFNGSGYGLERLGNAALRATSESNLQVKPGKTLTLLGSNISMVESRISSSSGNIELGSVKEGAIDLQSTSEGWRLGYENVLKFGDIKLDQAIIDALAPGGASIRLRGENISLHNGSKVIIQNQGLKPSGGISINAVESLEVSGLHPKLNEYSDIYTESLVGLTGDINISTQRLKLSGGQGIFSMAINSQGSNIIVKASESIKLEPDPLNPTRTSHIETTTFSSKRAGDVILSTNDLIVLGGSRVSSITTSSGDGGNVNINTKSIEVTGITSDFVASVITAGSLGQGNAGNLLINTDRLTIRDGGRVDSSGAANGNAGSVTINAGEFIEVNGTVPGSINPSLIISSANLLDESLRQALRLPPAPTGKSGNVAINTPVLRVMNGAQVTVKNDGTGNAGSLKINANSIFLDRKGGITAATKSGEGGDITINLKDSLIIRRGSRIDTESLGTGNGGNITINSPIIGGFENSDIIANALNGNGGNINITTQGIFGLEFRNQLTPQSDITASSQFGVNGTVEVNNVGVDPNSSLVELPANVTDQSQQITSGCSNTSGSSFIATGRGGIPKNPTQELRSDRPWSDIRNISAFQTTPQIQSQTPPNPQIPIQATSWHRNAQGKVELVAISSVTPNPSPLTCSAISQG